From Phycisphaerae bacterium, a single genomic window includes:
- a CDS encoding bifunctional oligoribonuclease/PAP phosphatase NrnA: protein MAPDFDDIIRVLADHQRFLLIPHDRADGDACGSMLALALALEKAGKEVHTLLLNSMGSRYAFIFEDCRVPILGQDVQPDSLPEVDVALVIDTSAMRQLSPIADWLMRFGGLIATIDHHEPGDLPARVACIDEASPAAGIIIARLLERLGWLEGPQIARYLLIAVATDTGWFSYNNVTPECFTWAGRFGAMGADLHELYERLFLSEPPERFKLVAQTLCSAELLADDSLVVFTLTRKDFAETGASDAMTENLIDLSGRLRTMSVGVLFVEGQDGSVRISLRSRRDFNVHEFAQIFGGGGHRQAAGIRLTGSLDEVKQTVLAKLIERLTENRAGQAYNP from the coding sequence ATGGCGCCTGATTTCGACGACATCATCCGTGTGCTGGCGGACCATCAGCGGTTCCTGCTGATCCCTCACGACCGGGCCGATGGCGACGCGTGCGGCAGCATGCTCGCTTTGGCTTTGGCCCTGGAGAAGGCGGGCAAGGAGGTCCACACGCTGTTGCTCAACTCGATGGGCAGCCGATACGCGTTCATATTCGAGGACTGCCGCGTGCCGATCCTCGGACAGGATGTTCAGCCCGATTCGCTGCCGGAGGTCGACGTGGCGCTGGTCATCGATACCTCCGCCATGCGGCAACTAAGCCCGATCGCCGACTGGCTTATGCGATTTGGCGGCCTGATCGCCACCATTGACCATCACGAGCCGGGTGATCTGCCGGCACGGGTGGCCTGTATCGACGAGGCGTCGCCGGCGGCGGGAATCATCATCGCGCGGTTGCTGGAGCGGCTCGGCTGGCTCGAAGGGCCACAAATCGCCCGCTATCTGCTGATCGCCGTCGCCACCGACACCGGATGGTTCAGCTACAACAACGTGACGCCGGAGTGCTTCACGTGGGCCGGCCGGTTCGGCGCGATGGGCGCCGACCTGCACGAGTTGTACGAACGGCTGTTTCTCTCCGAGCCGCCCGAGCGGTTCAAACTGGTGGCCCAGACGCTCTGCTCAGCCGAACTGCTGGCCGACGATAGCCTCGTGGTCTTTACCCTCACCCGCAAGGACTTTGCCGAGACGGGCGCTTCGGACGCCATGACCGAGAACCTGATCGACCTGTCGGGCCGGCTGCGGACCATGTCGGTGGGCGTGCTGTTTGTCGAGGGCCAGGACGGATCGGTGCGGATCAGCCTGCGCTCGCGGCGCGATTTCAACGTGCATGAATTCGCCCAGATCTTCGGCGGAGGCGGCCATCGCCAAGCCGCGGGCATCCGCCTGACCGGCTCGCTCGACGAGGTCAAGCAAACAGTGCTCGCCAAGCTGATCGAACGGCTGACGGAAAACCGGGCGGGCCAGGCGTATAATCCCTAA